One Ricinus communis isolate WT05 ecotype wild-type chromosome 2, ASM1957865v1, whole genome shotgun sequence DNA segment encodes these proteins:
- the LOC8289783 gene encoding uncharacterized protein LOC8289783 isoform X4, which yields MPVLLLTFPFCSEIKKDRKKEKHMVMSNSVHYAVWFPLSSSRNNKKIKRKGNPRFPTVSKMDDEIRVCTNRTCRRQGSMQTLEIMRDLSPPNVSVNSCGCLGRCGAGPNLAFLPQGVIIGHCATATSAASVIARHYNNGAAVNDDSSIRSVLIALALRKRAEAEIDQANFSQADLLLSQAIQLKPFGGLHIIYKLRSRVRLAMGNYLGALEDARETLNLAPQYPEAYMCEGDVFMEMEQYDAAEKSYSMCLQINPTICRSKPFKNVYGEFF from the exons ATGCCAGTACTACTACTCACTTTCCCGTTCTGCTCTGAAATAAAAAAGGATaggaagaaagagaaacacATGGTGATGAGCAATTCTGTTCATTATGCGGTTTGGTTTCCATTATCATCATCTAGAAACAACAAGAAGATCAAGAGAAAAGGCAATCCTCGTTTTCCTACTGTATCAAAAATGGACGATGAGATCAGAGTATGCACAAATCGGACATGCAGAAGGCAAGGTTCAATGCAGACACTTGAAATTATGAGAGATCTTTCCCCTCCGAATGTCTCTGTCAATTCATGTGGCTGCTTAGGGCGATGCGGTGCTGGCCCTAACCTCGCCTTTCTTCCTCAAGGCGTTATAATCGGCCATTGCGCCACCGCTACTTCTGCCGCTAGCGTTATTGCTCGGCATTATAATAATGGTGCTGCCGTTAATGATGATTCTTCAATACGCAGCGTTTTAATTGCTCTTGCTCTTAGAAAGCGAGCTGAAGCTGAAATTGATCAGGCTAATTTCTCTCAGGCTGACCTCCTTCTTTCACag GCTATACAGCTTAAACCATTTGGCGGCCtccatattatttataaattgag GTCTCGGGTAAGATTGGCAATGGGAAATTATTTAGGGGCTCTCGAAGATGCTCGAGAAACTCTGAATCTAGCTCCTCAATATCCTGAG GCATATATGTGTGAAGGTGATGTTTTCATGGAAATGGAACAATATGATGCAGCTGAGAAGTCATATTCAATGTGTTTACAGATAAATCCAACCATTTGTCGTTCCAAACCATTCAAG AATGTCTATGGAGAATTCTTTTAG
- the LOC8289783 gene encoding uncharacterized protein LOC8289783 isoform X3, translated as MPVLLLTFPFCSEIKKDRKKEKHMVMSNSVHYAVWFPLSSSRNNKKIKRKGNPRFPTVSKMDDEIRVCTNRTCRRQGSMQTLEIMRDLSPPNVSVNSCGCLGRCGAGPNLAFLPQGVIIGHCATATSAASVIARHYNNGAAVNDDSSIRSVLIALALRKRAEAEIDQANFSQADLLLSQAIQLKPFGGLHIIYKLRSRVRLAMGNYLGALEDARETLNLAPQYPEAYMCEGDVFMEMEQYDAAEKSYSMCLQINPTICRSKPFKPDYLMLHIWMCLFCSLVFL; from the exons ATGCCAGTACTACTACTCACTTTCCCGTTCTGCTCTGAAATAAAAAAGGATaggaagaaagagaaacacATGGTGATGAGCAATTCTGTTCATTATGCGGTTTGGTTTCCATTATCATCATCTAGAAACAACAAGAAGATCAAGAGAAAAGGCAATCCTCGTTTTCCTACTGTATCAAAAATGGACGATGAGATCAGAGTATGCACAAATCGGACATGCAGAAGGCAAGGTTCAATGCAGACACTTGAAATTATGAGAGATCTTTCCCCTCCGAATGTCTCTGTCAATTCATGTGGCTGCTTAGGGCGATGCGGTGCTGGCCCTAACCTCGCCTTTCTTCCTCAAGGCGTTATAATCGGCCATTGCGCCACCGCTACTTCTGCCGCTAGCGTTATTGCTCGGCATTATAATAATGGTGCTGCCGTTAATGATGATTCTTCAATACGCAGCGTTTTAATTGCTCTTGCTCTTAGAAAGCGAGCTGAAGCTGAAATTGATCAGGCTAATTTCTCTCAGGCTGACCTCCTTCTTTCACag GCTATACAGCTTAAACCATTTGGCGGCCtccatattatttataaattgag GTCTCGGGTAAGATTGGCAATGGGAAATTATTTAGGGGCTCTCGAAGATGCTCGAGAAACTCTGAATCTAGCTCCTCAATATCCTGAG GCATATATGTGTGAAGGTGATGTTTTCATGGAAATGGAACAATATGATGCAGCTGAGAAGTCATATTCAATGTGTTTACAGATAAATCCAACCATTTGTCGTTCCAAACCATTCAAG CCTGATTATCTTATGCTACACATTTGGATGTGTTTGTTTTGTTCACTTGTCTTCTTATGA
- the LOC8289783 gene encoding uncharacterized protein LOC8289783 isoform X2 codes for MPVLLLTFPFCSEIKKDRKKEKHMVMSNSVHYAVWFPLSSSRNNKKIKRKGNPRFPTVSKMDDEIRVCTNRTCRRQGSMQTLEIMRDLSPPNVSVNSCGCLGRCGAGPNLAFLPQGVIIGHCATATSAASVIARHYNNGAAVNDDSSIRSVLIALALRKRAEAEIDQANFSQADLLLSQAIQLKPFGGLHIIYKLRSRVRLAMGNYLGALEDARETLNLAPQYPEAYMCEGDVFMEMEQYDAAEKSYSMCLQINPTICRSKPFKTRVAKLQEKLIAADMPHNQ; via the exons ATGCCAGTACTACTACTCACTTTCCCGTTCTGCTCTGAAATAAAAAAGGATaggaagaaagagaaacacATGGTGATGAGCAATTCTGTTCATTATGCGGTTTGGTTTCCATTATCATCATCTAGAAACAACAAGAAGATCAAGAGAAAAGGCAATCCTCGTTTTCCTACTGTATCAAAAATGGACGATGAGATCAGAGTATGCACAAATCGGACATGCAGAAGGCAAGGTTCAATGCAGACACTTGAAATTATGAGAGATCTTTCCCCTCCGAATGTCTCTGTCAATTCATGTGGCTGCTTAGGGCGATGCGGTGCTGGCCCTAACCTCGCCTTTCTTCCTCAAGGCGTTATAATCGGCCATTGCGCCACCGCTACTTCTGCCGCTAGCGTTATTGCTCGGCATTATAATAATGGTGCTGCCGTTAATGATGATTCTTCAATACGCAGCGTTTTAATTGCTCTTGCTCTTAGAAAGCGAGCTGAAGCTGAAATTGATCAGGCTAATTTCTCTCAGGCTGACCTCCTTCTTTCACag GCTATACAGCTTAAACCATTTGGCGGCCtccatattatttataaattgag GTCTCGGGTAAGATTGGCAATGGGAAATTATTTAGGGGCTCTCGAAGATGCTCGAGAAACTCTGAATCTAGCTCCTCAATATCCTGAG GCATATATGTGTGAAGGTGATGTTTTCATGGAAATGGAACAATATGATGCAGCTGAGAAGTCATATTCAATGTGTTTACAGATAAATCCAACCATTTGTCGTTCCAAACCATTCAAG ACTCGTGTTGCAAAACTTCAGGAGAAACTAATTGCTGCAGATATGCCTCACAACCAATAA
- the LOC8289783 gene encoding uncharacterized protein LOC8289783 isoform X1 translates to MPVLLLTFPFCSEIKKDRKKEKHMVMSNSVHYAVWFPLSSSRNNKKIKRKGNPRFPTVSKMDDEIRVCTNRTCRRQGSMQTLEIMRDLSPPNVSVNSCGCLGRCGAGPNLAFLPQGVIIGHCATATSAASVIARHYNNGAAVNDDSSIRSVLIALALRKRAEAEIDQANFSQADLLLSQAIQLKPFGGLHIIYKLRSRVRLAMGNYLGALEDARETLNLAPQYPEAYMCEGDVFMEMEQYDAAEKSYSMCLQINPTICRSKPFKAPRHLHLTAVRRIICYLKGTSTRARSKIGCLSPPLSLSIALCPLHVLRLFGFKDCWVSLGFPKLSLLRFMRITLVLSKLLLTQYFMNAPSI, encoded by the exons ATGCCAGTACTACTACTCACTTTCCCGTTCTGCTCTGAAATAAAAAAGGATaggaagaaagagaaacacATGGTGATGAGCAATTCTGTTCATTATGCGGTTTGGTTTCCATTATCATCATCTAGAAACAACAAGAAGATCAAGAGAAAAGGCAATCCTCGTTTTCCTACTGTATCAAAAATGGACGATGAGATCAGAGTATGCACAAATCGGACATGCAGAAGGCAAGGTTCAATGCAGACACTTGAAATTATGAGAGATCTTTCCCCTCCGAATGTCTCTGTCAATTCATGTGGCTGCTTAGGGCGATGCGGTGCTGGCCCTAACCTCGCCTTTCTTCCTCAAGGCGTTATAATCGGCCATTGCGCCACCGCTACTTCTGCCGCTAGCGTTATTGCTCGGCATTATAATAATGGTGCTGCCGTTAATGATGATTCTTCAATACGCAGCGTTTTAATTGCTCTTGCTCTTAGAAAGCGAGCTGAAGCTGAAATTGATCAGGCTAATTTCTCTCAGGCTGACCTCCTTCTTTCACag GCTATACAGCTTAAACCATTTGGCGGCCtccatattatttataaattgag GTCTCGGGTAAGATTGGCAATGGGAAATTATTTAGGGGCTCTCGAAGATGCTCGAGAAACTCTGAATCTAGCTCCTCAATATCCTGAG GCATATATGTGTGAAGGTGATGTTTTCATGGAAATGGAACAATATGATGCAGCTGAGAAGTCATATTCAATGTGTTTACAGATAAATCCAACCATTTGTCGTTCCAAACCATTCAAG GCACCTCGGCACCTCCACTTGACTGCGGTTCGACGCATTATTTGCTATTTGAAAGGCACTTCTACCCGAG CAAGAAGCAAGATTGGGTGTCTAAGTCCTCCACTGAGTCTGAGTATCGCGCTATGTCCTCTGCATGTTTTGAGATTGTTTGGCTTCAAGGACTGTTGGGTGAGCTTGGGTTTCCCCAAATTGAGCCTACTTCGCTTCATGCGGATAACATTAGTGCTATCCAAATTACTGCTAACCCAGTATTTCATGAACGCACCAAGCATATAG